Proteins found in one Dehalococcoidales bacterium genomic segment:
- a CDS encoding molybdopterin-dependent oxidoreductase, with product MKEEKDLKTEETKQSGEVSRRDFLVGAGTVVVGGAVGAGLLSSCNGGEDKTVTTTKTVEKTVTVDGGGGGATVTVTETVGGEGAITITETKTVSDGTGGGALEPWQEPETTIVASHIHVVACDVKNGRIVRGRRVHFEDDVEAWSLSARGKTWTVPLKSTAPAYYLAHRKRTDSPNRIPYPLKRVDWEPGGDPAKINAQNRGRSKYKRISWDEAATIIAGEMVRVADKYGVEAVSSCRSGHHHEGHNVQGSIDTINAFMYYWSLAKYGSTTTDRHDQANSTAGGQMGGRYVLGTDYEPNDVLKDICENTELMLVWPGDVGSKTWRYTIGQLPGMWYHWFEELGIKRVFISPDLNLGASLYADKWIPLIPQTDAAFMLAIAHIWFKEGTFDQSYLDTHTVGFEKFKAYVLGEEDGEEKTVDWAAPICGVDKWTIKAVARAWASKITSIGYGRAGGGAVCRTVYAHEAQRIQLYLQAMQGLGAPGKHTLHAFGQVIGKPVKPATTNSVGGSAKITSLIASDLGHRLNANDRDRQFIPTGKLEKAILNPPVYYYSMADQFFKRRYPMEGKSEIHFMWQPGASWTGSDQNGHGCQRAMQSPKLECIVSQMMWLEDGISYSDIILPICSAEEHPDINVISGSNFEVMTCYTEPIVKPFGESKSDLEAVLLVGEKLGVTDSLTGGKKYDELIQDRIKEGYNNSGVTDLISWDKLSEKTYFAQAPDMKWYNREPTFLGFYKDPNKNPLRTPTGLLEIESQLLKDNFPDDKERPPVARYVRGGPPEEGWAHNEDRLISERAKHYPLLMVSNTSTWKHHSMFSDVPWTREIEKVVGYDGYAYSPIWVNPVDADARGIKEGDIIRVFNERGGVLGGAILTDRVIAGAVRMEKAGGGHHIIPGELHRGGNPNCINPVENHSLNAYGGAYTGYLVEVERVTGSQMDEWRANYPEAFARDSNPTYGEFCSGWIIGKGGE from the coding sequence TTGAAAGAAGAAAAGGATTTGAAAACAGAAGAAACCAAGCAATCCGGTGAAGTTTCAAGAAGAGACTTTCTTGTAGGTGCCGGTACTGTGGTTGTTGGCGGCGCTGTCGGTGCTGGGTTACTTTCCAGCTGTAACGGCGGCGAAGATAAGACTGTAACAACAACTAAAACTGTTGAAAAGACAGTCACGGTTGATGGTGGCGGTGGTGGTGCTACTGTAACCGTAACCGAAACTGTTGGCGGCGAAGGTGCCATAACTATAACCGAAACCAAAACTGTTTCCGATGGTACTGGTGGTGGGGCTCTTGAGCCTTGGCAAGAGCCGGAAACTACAATAGTTGCCAGCCATATACATGTTGTTGCATGTGATGTTAAAAACGGTCGCATTGTTAGGGGTAGAAGAGTTCACTTTGAAGATGATGTTGAGGCCTGGTCCCTGTCGGCTCGAGGGAAAACTTGGACAGTGCCCTTGAAATCAACCGCTCCCGCTTACTACTTGGCTCATAGGAAACGTACCGATTCCCCAAACAGAATTCCCTATCCTCTGAAGAGAGTTGATTGGGAACCCGGTGGCGACCCTGCAAAGATTAATGCACAAAACAGAGGTAGAAGTAAATACAAGAGAATTTCATGGGATGAAGCTGCTACAATAATTGCAGGAGAAATGGTAAGAGTTGCGGATAAGTATGGCGTAGAAGCGGTATCATCATGTCGTAGCGGTCATCATCATGAAGGCCATAATGTTCAGGGTTCCATTGATACTATAAATGCTTTTATGTATTACTGGTCATTAGCTAAATATGGTTCTACCACCACTGATCGTCATGACCAGGCGAACAGTACTGCGGGGGGGCAAATGGGTGGCAGGTATGTGTTGGGAACTGATTACGAACCTAACGATGTACTGAAAGACATCTGTGAAAATACCGAATTAATGCTTGTTTGGCCCGGTGATGTCGGAAGCAAAACCTGGCGCTATACAATTGGACAGCTGCCCGGCATGTGGTATCACTGGTTTGAGGAGTTAGGGATAAAACGTGTCTTTATCAGCCCTGACTTAAACTTAGGTGCCAGTTTGTATGCCGATAAATGGATTCCTCTAATACCGCAAACTGATGCGGCTTTTATGCTTGCGATTGCTCATATTTGGTTTAAAGAAGGCACTTTTGACCAATCTTATTTGGATACACACACGGTTGGCTTCGAGAAATTTAAAGCATATGTGCTTGGAGAAGAAGACGGAGAGGAAAAAACAGTTGATTGGGCAGCTCCGATTTGTGGAGTTGATAAGTGGACTATTAAGGCCGTTGCACGTGCATGGGCGTCTAAAATCACGTCTATTGGTTACGGGCGTGCCGGTGGAGGAGCGGTTTGTAGAACGGTTTATGCTCATGAGGCACAGAGAATTCAGCTTTATTTGCAGGCGATGCAAGGCTTGGGAGCTCCGGGGAAACATACCCTTCACGCTTTCGGGCAAGTAATCGGTAAACCTGTAAAACCGGCAACAACAAATAGCGTTGGTGGCTCCGCGAAAATCACATCATTAATAGCTTCAGATCTTGGGCACAGATTGAACGCCAACGATAGAGATCGTCAGTTTATTCCTACCGGTAAATTAGAAAAAGCCATTCTTAACCCACCTGTTTACTACTATTCAATGGCAGACCAATTCTTTAAGCGTCGTTATCCGATGGAAGGTAAATCGGAAATCCACTTTATGTGGCAGCCCGGTGCCAGTTGGACGGGGAGTGACCAGAATGGACACGGTTGCCAGAGAGCAATGCAAAGCCCCAAATTGGAATGTATTGTTTCTCAAATGATGTGGCTTGAAGATGGGATATCTTACTCAGATATAATTTTACCTATCTGCTCTGCAGAAGAACATCCGGATATTAACGTTATCAGTGGTTCAAACTTTGAGGTAATGACTTGCTATACCGAACCTATCGTTAAACCTTTTGGAGAATCTAAATCGGATCTTGAAGCAGTTTTACTTGTTGGTGAAAAGCTGGGAGTAACTGATAGTTTGACCGGCGGTAAAAAGTATGATGAATTAATCCAGGATAGAATTAAAGAAGGATACAATAATTCCGGTGTAACGGATTTAATTAGCTGGGATAAACTCAGTGAAAAAACTTATTTTGCTCAGGCTCCCGACATGAAATGGTACAACAGAGAACCTACTTTCTTGGGCTTCTATAAAGATCCTAATAAAAATCCATTAAGAACGCCTACCGGATTATTGGAAATAGAATCGCAATTACTTAAAGACAACTTCCCAGATGATAAGGAAAGACCTCCGGTAGCTCGTTACGTTCGTGGCGGTCCTCCGGAAGAAGGTTGGGCTCATAATGAAGATAGATTGATTAGTGAAAGAGCAAAACACTATCCGTTATTGATGGTTAGTAACACTTCGACCTGGAAACATCACTCTATGTTCTCGGATGTCCCTTGGACAAGAGAAATCGAAAAAGTTGTTGGTTACGACGGTTATGCGTATTCTCCGATTTGGGTAAATCCGGTTGATGCCGATGCCAGGGGTATTAAAGAAGGTGACATTATAAGAGTCTTTAATGAACGAGGCGGAGTGCTTGGAGGAGCTATTTTAACCGATCGAGTAATTGCTGGTGCAGTACGTATGGAGAAAGCCGGTGGCGGTCATCACATTATCCCTGGTGAACTTCACAGAGGCGGAAACCCTAACTGTATCAATCCGGTTGAAAACCACTCATTGAACGCATATGGAGGTGCTTATACAGGATACTTGGTGGAAGTAGAAAGAGTAACCGGAAGCCAAATGGATGAGTGGCGTGCAAATTACCCTGAAGCATTTGCCAGAGACAGTAACCCAACCTATGGTGAATTCTGCTCAGGTTGGATAATAGGAAAGGGGGGTGAATAA
- a CDS encoding 4Fe-4S dicluster domain-containing protein: protein MGKVFLIDIAKCNGCYSCQCACKDEHVENDWMPYNRLQPAYGQFWFKLQEIIRGTTPKIKAAYVPLMCMHCDDAPCMKSCPVDAINKRPDGLVIIDPAKCNGCMLCVEACPYGAIYYNNDLKLAQKCTGCAHLLDRGWPIKEPRCVDACITDMLRFGEEEDFSADIAKSEAYPTLSGEPAPKVRVHYQNLPKRFIAGTVYDPGTEEVVIGATCTLSGADSGTAVTDEFGDFWFEGIAVGEYSVKIEKDGKTLTRDNINTEKDVNLGNLALS, encoded by the coding sequence ATGGGTAAAGTATTTCTTATTGATATTGCAAAGTGCAATGGTTGTTATAGCTGTCAGTGTGCTTGTAAAGACGAACATGTTGAGAACGATTGGATGCCTTATAATAGGCTTCAGCCAGCTTATGGACAATTTTGGTTTAAATTACAAGAAATTATAAGAGGAACAACTCCAAAGATTAAAGCTGCTTATGTTCCCTTGATGTGCATGCATTGTGACGATGCTCCATGCATGAAGTCTTGCCCTGTAGACGCGATAAATAAGAGGCCTGACGGATTGGTTATAATTGATCCTGCAAAATGTAATGGATGCATGTTATGTGTTGAAGCTTGTCCTTATGGTGCCATATATTACAATAACGATTTGAAGTTGGCTCAAAAATGCACCGGGTGTGCTCATCTTCTTGATCGAGGCTGGCCTATTAAAGAGCCTCGCTGTGTGGATGCTTGTATAACTGATATGCTTAGGTTTGGAGAAGAAGAAGATTTTTCCGCAGATATTGCTAAATCTGAGGCTTATCCGACATTGTCGGGTGAACCTGCTCCAAAAGTTAGGGTTCATTACCAAAATCTTCCTAAACGATTTATCGCAGGAACTGTATATGACCCTGGTACCGAAGAGGTAGTTATAGGTGCAACTTGTACCCTTTCCGGTGCCGATAGTGGAACTGCTGTTACCGATGAGTTTGGTGATTTCTGGTTTGAAGGAATCGCAGTTGGCGAATATTCGGTTAAAATTGAAAAAGACGGAAAGACTTTAACGAGAGATAATATCAACACCGAAAAGGATGTCAATTTAGGTAATTTAGCTTTATCTTAG
- a CDS encoding DegV family protein — MQIVTDSGTDVSLSEQERKELKVNVVPLNITLDGKTYRDGIDITPEEFYPILAESKGLPKTSQPSPGDFVKLYKELAKEDPDILSIHMSSGLSGTLNAAKVAAGMVPEANITHVDTKTLSVASGWQVEAAARAIKKGLSKENILDLLKKIGDATEIVYTLKELKYLIHGGRISHIKGLIASVLNIKPFIGVEKEKGTYIQIGQAITFDRALSGIVDLISKQHNPGVKLRAQVMHTFNPESAMALREMIDKVFQCTWLPVGSISVALGAHPGPSMVGVVYAPEEVFAELV, encoded by the coding sequence TTGCAAATAGTAACGGATAGCGGTACCGATGTTTCTTTATCCGAACAAGAAAGGAAAGAACTCAAAGTCAATGTTGTGCCTCTTAACATAACTCTTGACGGAAAAACTTATCGTGATGGGATAGATATTACCCCCGAAGAGTTTTATCCGATTTTAGCGGAAAGTAAAGGTTTACCGAAAACATCTCAGCCTTCCCCTGGGGATTTTGTAAAACTGTATAAAGAGCTGGCTAAAGAAGACCCTGACATTCTGTCCATTCATATGAGTTCGGGGCTTAGCGGTACCCTTAATGCTGCCAAGGTAGCTGCGGGAATGGTACCCGAAGCCAATATAACGCATGTTGATACCAAAACGCTTTCAGTAGCCTCAGGATGGCAAGTGGAGGCAGCGGCAAGGGCGATAAAAAAGGGTTTATCGAAAGAAAACATTTTAGATTTATTGAAAAAAATAGGCGATGCCACAGAGATTGTCTATACGCTAAAAGAATTAAAATACCTTATTCACGGCGGGCGTATCAGTCATATTAAGGGCTTAATTGCTTCGGTTTTGAATATAAAGCCCTTTATCGGGGTGGAAAAAGAGAAGGGGACTTATATTCAGATTGGACAGGCGATAACCTTTGATAGAGCATTGTCGGGTATTGTTGATTTAATAAGTAAACAACACAACCCGGGAGTAAAATTAAGGGCACAAGTGATGCATACCTTTAATCCCGAAAGTGCGATGGCATTACGCGAAATGATTGATAAAGTTTTTCAATGTACATGGCTTCCGGTGGGGAGTATCTCGGTTGCCCTTGGTGCGCACCCGGGCCCCAGTATGGTTGGCGTTGTTTATGCGCCCGAGGAAGTTTTTGCCGAGTTAGTTTAA
- a CDS encoding ribonuclease HI family protein, producing MHTDGASRGNPGRSAIGVTIKDEKGNLLKSVSQAIGITTNNQAEYKAIIVALDQAVKLGAKQVELRSDSELVVFQLTGRYKVKKDTLQPLFQEVTALISRFESFKIRHIPRAQNSEADALANKAFK from the coding sequence ATACATACGGACGGGGCATCGCGCGGTAATCCCGGGCGGTCTGCAATCGGTGTTACCATCAAAGATGAAAAAGGCAATCTGTTAAAGTCTGTTTCACAAGCAATCGGCATTACCACCAATAATCAGGCGGAATATAAAGCAATTATCGTCGCGCTTGATCAAGCCGTTAAACTGGGGGCCAAACAAGTAGAACTCAGGTCCGATTCCGAGTTGGTAGTTTTTCAGCTTACCGGCAGATACAAGGTCAAAAAAGATACTTTACAGCCTCTTTTTCAAGAAGTAACAGCCTTAATTTCGCGCTTCGAATCATTTAAAATCAGGCATATCCCCCGCGCGCAAAACAGTGAGGCGGATGCTTTGGCAAACAAAGCGTTTAAATAA
- a CDS encoding DUF4405 domain-containing protein, which translates to MKIRFSNFYNYAMDILLIYGSIGVIFTSYILWFAIPAATGRGGRGCGWALTGQGGPGNMDTVFGYGRFYWVDIHSWVAIVAIILILAHVLLHWDWNIESVKRLKGQIVGMKTAVLERYVTNVLLFIFTVFEVLSGFVIWVVLRRGDGQLLDTLNGTGATFWGLQRNEWCDLHTWVAVAMLSLVIVHVVIHWDWVTKVTLGRVKNNKSQNGAKSKNLEINGILNEFDVCAYQKRVGLLLGLFGAICFIILAFTFRLDHFHRFDFMLYLIPVPFIALLLAHRWQYIGGSVLAAMGLAIVAIYAYNPIITVWRIAGVWRETGWGIFSILMVVTIPFVMSAVFYFLSRRKKCLNDF; encoded by the coding sequence CAGTTATATTTTGTGGTTTGCGATACCCGCTGCTACCGGCAGGGGAGGACGCGGCTGTGGGTGGGCGCTTACCGGACAGGGTGGTCCGGGCAATATGGATACCGTATTCGGATACGGCAGATTCTACTGGGTGGATATTCACAGCTGGGTTGCGATTGTTGCAATTATCTTGATTCTCGCCCATGTTTTGCTGCATTGGGATTGGAACATCGAATCGGTTAAAAGATTGAAAGGCCAGATTGTCGGCATGAAAACGGCTGTCCTTGAGCGTTATGTTACGAATGTTCTTTTATTTATATTTACTGTATTCGAAGTACTTTCGGGCTTTGTAATTTGGGTTGTCTTGCGCCGTGGCGACGGGCAGCTTTTAGATACTTTAAACGGGACCGGTGCAACATTTTGGGGGTTACAGCGCAATGAATGGTGCGATCTGCATACTTGGGTAGCTGTGGCGATGCTGTCGCTGGTTATCGTTCATGTTGTTATTCACTGGGATTGGGTAACCAAAGTGACATTAGGCAGGGTGAAAAACAATAAGTCTCAAAACGGAGCCAAATCAAAAAACCTTGAAATTAATGGTATATTGAATGAATTTGATGTGTGTGCTTATCAGAAACGAGTCGGGTTGTTACTTGGTTTATTCGGAGCGATTTGTTTTATAATTTTAGCGTTTACTTTTCGGCTTGATCATTTCCATAGATTTGATTTTATGCTGTATTTAATCCCTGTTCCGTTTATCGCTTTGCTGCTTGCTCATAGGTGGCAATATATTGGAGGCAGTGTTCTGGCTGCGATGGGATTAGCTATTGTTGCTATTTACGCTTATAATCCGATTATTACGGTATGGCGCATTGCCGGTGTTTGGCGAGAGACCGGGTGGGGCATCTTTTCGATATTAATGGTGGTTACAATACCATTTGTAATGTCGGCGGTATTTTATTTTCTTTCCCGTCGCAAGAAGTGTTTGAATGACTTTTAA
- a CDS encoding C4-type zinc ribbon domain-containing protein: MSSVSVLYQLQETELEIESLRETLRAYIKKLEENEALNSERSALSLLRNQLETLRKKQQEIQWLIDDIEAKIKKSNNDLYNGNIKNPKELLNLQQEVGVLESQRKQHEDELLIVLSQTEAVTEAEVQKAENVKKMETEWRSEQSSLIAEAQKLKTAITEMKSKRDTMVSAIDLQMLERYNQLKEKRGVAVAKIEQGTCCGCRITLSTAQLQQVRTGKVVQCDSCRRILYLL, encoded by the coding sequence ATGAGCAGCGTATCGGTTTTATACCAGTTACAGGAAACAGAACTTGAGATTGAGTCTTTAAGGGAGACCTTAAGGGCTTATATTAAAAAATTGGAAGAAAACGAGGCGCTAAATTCCGAACGTTCTGCACTGTCTTTACTGCGCAATCAATTGGAAACGCTTCGAAAAAAACAACAAGAAATCCAGTGGTTAATCGATGACATCGAAGCTAAAATAAAAAAATCCAATAACGATTTATACAACGGTAACATCAAAAATCCCAAAGAATTACTTAATTTACAACAAGAAGTAGGCGTGTTGGAATCTCAACGTAAACAACACGAAGATGAATTATTGATTGTGTTATCTCAGACAGAAGCGGTTACGGAGGCGGAAGTCCAAAAAGCTGAAAATGTAAAAAAGATGGAAACCGAGTGGCGCAGCGAACAATCTTCTTTAATCGCGGAAGCGCAGAAATTAAAAACGGCAATTACCGAAATGAAATCCAAACGCGATACTATGGTTTCCGCTATCGATTTACAAATGCTCGAGCGTTATAATCAACTGAAAGAAAAAAGAGGCGTGGCAGTCGCTAAAATTGAACAAGGAACTTGTTGCGGTTGTCGGATAACGCTTTCAACGGCACAGTTACAGCAGGTACGCACCGGAAAAGTTGTGCAATGTGACAGCTGCCGCCGAATTCTTTATCTGTTATAG
- a CDS encoding S41 family peptidase: MSKTIKTVLITLLAAFAVMFSFQVGYYAGVEEGRTSLADDPHLASIEEAWSNIKFYYVENDDIDYDLLTQFAIEGMLDYLNDSHSAYLDPQEFASDAESMAGSYSGIGVLVSVANERFVVVKVYDDSPAAEAGLLEGDFIQAVNGESTAEMSLDELVSKVRGEEGTTVTLSVMRHDGLTSKDLNVIRGKVIVPSVHLEMIDEIAYVRIDQFAQETDKEFSKILKELQDNGATGIVLDLRSNPGGLLQTVLNIASCFYTEGNVLTVKENDGKTKKYNVNKQSVTTNLPVVVLVDRYSASASEVLAGALQDHNRAQIAGTITYGKGSVNIMFELPNMGGLYLTTARWYTPNGNLIEGIGITPDIITDLEGEELINWAVDYLLDR; the protein is encoded by the coding sequence ATGTCAAAAACAATTAAAACTGTTTTAATCACCTTGTTGGCGGCGTTTGCCGTAATGTTTTCTTTTCAGGTTGGTTACTATGCCGGTGTTGAAGAAGGAAGGACTTCACTGGCAGATGATCCGCACTTGGCCAGTATTGAAGAAGCATGGTCCAACATCAAATTTTATTATGTTGAAAATGACGATATTGATTACGATCTTTTAACTCAATTTGCAATCGAAGGCATGCTGGATTATTTAAATGACAGCCATTCGGCTTATTTAGACCCTCAGGAATTTGCCAGTGATGCCGAATCAATGGCCGGCAGTTACAGCGGCATCGGTGTTTTGGTTTCCGTAGCCAATGAACGGTTTGTGGTTGTAAAGGTTTACGATGATTCACCGGCGGCAGAAGCCGGATTACTGGAGGGAGACTTTATACAGGCGGTTAACGGAGAGTCTACGGCGGAAATGTCTTTGGATGAACTTGTTTCAAAGGTCCGCGGTGAGGAGGGGACAACAGTAACTCTAAGCGTAATGCGTCATGACGGTCTAACTTCCAAAGATTTGAATGTTATAAGAGGAAAGGTGATTGTTCCGAGCGTCCATTTGGAAATGATTGATGAAATTGCTTACGTCAGAATTGACCAGTTTGCACAGGAAACGGATAAAGAATTCAGTAAGATATTAAAAGAACTTCAGGATAACGGTGCTACCGGTATCGTATTGGACTTGCGCAGTAATCCCGGCGGGTTGTTGCAAACAGTACTAAATATCGCCAGTTGTTTTTACACCGAGGGTAACGTTCTTACCGTTAAAGAAAACGACGGTAAAACTAAAAAATACAATGTCAATAAGCAATCGGTTACCACCAATCTTCCGGTTGTGGTATTGGTTGACAGATACAGTGCCAGCGCCAGTGAAGTATTGGCAGGGGCCTTACAGGATCATAACAGGGCTCAGATTGCGGGGACAATAACCTACGGTAAAGGCAGTGTCAACATCATGTTTGAGTTACCTAATATGGGCGGTTTATATCTTACAACCGCCAGGTGGTATACGCCAAACGGCAATCTAATTGAAGGGATTGGCATTACCCCGGATATTATTACCGATTTGGAAGGCGAAGAATTGATTAATTGGGCGGTCGATTATCTGCTTGACCGTTAG